From a single bacterium genomic region:
- a CDS encoding DoxX family protein: AAALLAPRLPRVKEWAYAGAFFNYSSAFVSHLFAGDRPDLAAALMAVVTVASWALRPPERRLLEAKSPGESSAWSWTASAAILVLLLILSFLWLPPIPGH, from the coding sequence GCCGCCGCCCTCCTGGCGCCGCGGCTTCCACGCGTCAAGGAGTGGGCGTACGCCGGTGCGTTCTTCAATTACTCGTCCGCATTCGTATCGCACCTGTTTGCAGGAGATCGACCGGATCTCGCCGCTGCGCTCATGGCGGTCGTGACCGTCGCGTCCTGGGCGTTGCGGCCACCGGAGCGCCGTCTTCTGGAAGCGAAGTCGCCCGGCGAGAGCAGCGCGTGGTCCTGGACGGCGTCGGCAGCGATTCTCGTCCTGCTGTTGATCCTATCGTTCTTGTGGCTGCCGCCAATTCCCGGACACTGA